The Geotrypetes seraphini chromosome 8, aGeoSer1.1, whole genome shotgun sequence genome includes a region encoding these proteins:
- the UNG gene encoding uracil-DNA glycosylase isoform X2, protein MKLYKGPVSALKIKTSVVKMIGQKTIQSFFNPVSKKRTLSETWEDTDNQRAAAAETTPCKKIRAADERDAGTAQAGSPPLSPEQLQRIQRNKQAALRRLAARGAPPDFGDSWRQELGAEFAKPYFLKLMTFVAEERKRGTVYPPPHQVFNWTQMCAVRDVKVVILGQDPYHGPNQAHGLCFSVQRPVPPPPSLENIYKELSTDIEGFTHPGHGDLTGWAEQGVLLLNAVLTVKAHNANSHKDRGWEEFTDAVVSWLNKNLDGLVFMLWGAYAQRKGCSIDQ, encoded by the exons ATGAAACTTTACAAGGGCCCTGTCAGCGCACTCAAAATTAAAACAAGCGTAGTGAAAATGATTGGTCAGAAAACCATTCAGTCATTTTTCAATCCCGTCTCTAAGAAAAGGACTTTATCTGAAACTTGGGAAGACACGGACAACCAACGAGCAGCAGCTGCAGAG ACGACCCCGTGCAAGAAGATAAGAGCGGCAGACGAAAGAGACGCAGGAACGGCGCAGGCCGGCTCGCCTCCTCTGAGTCCCGAGCAGCTGCAGCGCATCCAGCGGAACAAGCAGGCGGCTCTGCGAAGGCTTGCAGCCCGCGGCGCGCCCCCCGACTTCGGGGACAGCTGGAGACAAGAGCTGGGCGCAGAGTTCGCCAAACCTTACTTCctgaag CTAATGACATTTGTTGCAGAAGAAAGGAAACGTGGCACGGTTTACCCACCCCCACATCAAGTCTTCAACTGGACACAAATGTGTGCTGTCAGAGAC GTGAAGGTTGTTATTTTGGGACAAGATCCATATCATGGACCTAATCAAGCCCATGGGCTTTGTTTCAGCGTTCAGAGACCTGTGCCACCGCCACCCAG TTTAGAAAATATTTATAAAGAACTGTCTACAGACATAGAGGGTTTTACTCATCCTGGACATGGAGATTTGACTGGTTGGGCTGAGCAAG GGGTGCTTTTACTGAATGCAGTCCTCACAGTTAAAGCACACAATGCCAATTCTCATAAGGACCGTGGCTGGGAAGAATTCACCGATGCAGTGGTATCGTGGTTGAACAAGAACTTGGACGGACTTGTCTTCATGCTTTGGGGAGCATATGCCCAGAGGAAAGGCTGCTCCATTGATCAG TGA
- the UNG gene encoding uracil-DNA glycosylase isoform X1: MKLYKGPVSALKIKTSVVKMIGQKTIQSFFNPVSKKRTLSETWEDTDNQRAAAAETTPCKKIRAADERDAGTAQAGSPPLSPEQLQRIQRNKQAALRRLAARGAPPDFGDSWRQELGAEFAKPYFLKLMTFVAEERKRGTVYPPPHQVFNWTQMCAVRDVKVVILGQDPYHGPNQAHGLCFSVQRPVPPPPSLENIYKELSTDIEGFTHPGHGDLTGWAEQGVLLLNAVLTVKAHNANSHKDRGWEEFTDAVVSWLNKNLDGLVFMLWGAYAQRKGCSIDQKRHHVLQAVHPSPLSVHRGFFGCRHFSKTNELLKKSGKKPIDWTSL; encoded by the exons ATGAAACTTTACAAGGGCCCTGTCAGCGCACTCAAAATTAAAACAAGCGTAGTGAAAATGATTGGTCAGAAAACCATTCAGTCATTTTTCAATCCCGTCTCTAAGAAAAGGACTTTATCTGAAACTTGGGAAGACACGGACAACCAACGAGCAGCAGCTGCAGAG ACGACCCCGTGCAAGAAGATAAGAGCGGCAGACGAAAGAGACGCAGGAACGGCGCAGGCCGGCTCGCCTCCTCTGAGTCCCGAGCAGCTGCAGCGCATCCAGCGGAACAAGCAGGCGGCTCTGCGAAGGCTTGCAGCCCGCGGCGCGCCCCCCGACTTCGGGGACAGCTGGAGACAAGAGCTGGGCGCAGAGTTCGCCAAACCTTACTTCctgaag CTAATGACATTTGTTGCAGAAGAAAGGAAACGTGGCACGGTTTACCCACCCCCACATCAAGTCTTCAACTGGACACAAATGTGTGCTGTCAGAGAC GTGAAGGTTGTTATTTTGGGACAAGATCCATATCATGGACCTAATCAAGCCCATGGGCTTTGTTTCAGCGTTCAGAGACCTGTGCCACCGCCACCCAG TTTAGAAAATATTTATAAAGAACTGTCTACAGACATAGAGGGTTTTACTCATCCTGGACATGGAGATTTGACTGGTTGGGCTGAGCAAG GGGTGCTTTTACTGAATGCAGTCCTCACAGTTAAAGCACACAATGCCAATTCTCATAAGGACCGTGGCTGGGAAGAATTCACCGATGCAGTGGTATCGTGGTTGAACAAGAACTTGGACGGACTTGTCTTCATGCTTTGGGGAGCATATGCCCAGAGGAAAGGCTGCTCCATTGATCAG AAACGTCACCATGTCCTGCAGGCTGTACATCCTTCGCCGCTCTCGGTGCACAGGGGTTTTTTTGGCTGTAGGCATTTTTCAAAAACCAATGAACTGCTGAAAAAATCAGGCAAGAAACCCATAGACTGGACTTCATTATAA